In Micromonospora sp. NBC_01813, the following are encoded in one genomic region:
- a CDS encoding ATP-binding cassette domain-containing protein, translating to MASTPSRPAIVATGLRKSFGDQIVLDGLDLTVPQGTVFSLLGANGAGKTTAVKILSTLLKADAGEVRVAGHDLAREPDAVRAAIGVTGQFSAVDKLLTGTENLRLMADLHHLARGVGRSRAAELLERFGLTEAASKPAMTYSGGMLRRLDLAMTLVGSPQVIFLDEPTTGLDPRSRRDMWQIVRDLVAGGVTIFLTTQYLEEADQLADRIALLDQGKVVAEGTAEQLKRRLPGGHVRLRFADPRRLDAARGVLSEASSDGDALALRVPSDGSLRSLKNLIGRLDEQAIEVEELSVHTPDLDDVFLALTGNPTHEKVTTR from the coding sequence ATGGCCAGCACACCGTCCCGGCCGGCGATCGTCGCAACCGGGCTGCGGAAATCGTTCGGCGACCAGATCGTGCTCGACGGTCTCGACCTGACCGTGCCGCAGGGAACGGTCTTCTCGCTGCTCGGCGCGAACGGCGCCGGCAAGACCACCGCTGTCAAGATTCTTTCCACACTGCTCAAGGCCGACGCCGGCGAGGTCCGGGTCGCCGGGCACGATCTCGCCCGCGAGCCGGACGCCGTCCGCGCCGCGATCGGCGTCACCGGTCAGTTCTCCGCAGTGGACAAACTGCTCACCGGTACGGAGAACCTACGGCTGATGGCGGACCTGCACCACCTGGCCCGCGGCGTCGGCCGCAGCCGTGCCGCCGAACTGCTCGAACGGTTCGGGCTGACCGAGGCGGCGAGCAAGCCGGCGATGACCTACTCCGGCGGCATGCTGCGGCGGCTCGATCTGGCGATGACCCTGGTCGGCAGCCCACAAGTGATCTTCCTCGACGAGCCGACCACCGGGCTGGACCCGCGCAGCCGCCGCGACATGTGGCAGATCGTCCGGGACCTGGTAGCCGGCGGCGTGACCATCTTCCTGACCACCCAGTACCTGGAGGAAGCGGACCAGTTGGCGGACCGGATCGCCCTCCTCGACCAGGGCAAGGTGGTCGCGGAGGGAACTGCCGAGCAGTTGAAACGGCGCCTCCCCGGCGGCCACGTCCGCCTGCGGTTCGCCGACCCGCGACGCCTCGACGCGGCCCGAGGCGTACTGAGTGAGGCCTCGTCCGACGGCGACGCGCTCGCCCTGCGGGTGCCCAGCGACGGCAGCCTGAGGTCGCTGAAGAACCTGATCGGCCGGCTCGACGAGCAGGCCATCGAGGTGGAGGAGTTGTCCGTGCACACCCCCGACCTGGACGACGTCTTCCTCGCCCTCACCGGCAACCCCACCCACGAGAAGGTGACCACCCGATGA